The Oenanthe melanoleuca isolate GR-GAL-2019-014 chromosome 1A, OMel1.0, whole genome shotgun sequence genome contains a region encoding:
- the TAB1 gene encoding TGF-beta-activated kinase 1 and MAP3K7-binding protein 1 produces MAAQRRSLLQSEQQPSWTDDLPSCHLSGVGSAPNRSYSADGKGTEGHPLEDNWLKFRSENNCYLYGVFNGYDGNRVTNFVGQRLSAELLLGQLHADHSDADVRRVLLQAFDVVERSFLESIDDALAEKASLQSQLPEGVPHHQLPPQYQKIVERLKVVEQEISGGAMAIVAVVLNNKLYIANVGTNRALLCKSTVDGLQVTQLNVDHTTENEDELFRFSQLGLDAGKIKQVGTIRGQESTRRIGDYKVKYGYTDIELLSAAKSKPIIAEPEIHGGHSLDGVTGFLVLMSEGLYKALEAAHGPGQANQEIAAMIATEFAKQTSLDAVAQAVVDRVKRIHCDTFASGGERSKFCPRHEDMTLLVRNFGYPLGEMSQPTLTPTQGGRVYPVSVPYSSSQSTSKTSVTLSLVMPSQGQMVNGAHSSSTLDEATPTLTNQSPTVTLQSTNTHTQSSSSSSDGGLFRSRPTHSLQPDEDGRVEPYVDFAEFYRLWNMDHGEQGALTVS; encoded by the exons ATGGCGGCGCAGAGGAGGAGTCTGCTGCAGAGT gagcagcagcccagttGGACAGATGACTTACCATCCTGCCACCTCTCTGGGGTGGGCTCGGCTCCAAACCGTTCCTACAGTGCAGACGGCAAGGGGACAGAGGGTCACCCCTTGGAAGACAACTGGTTAAAATTCAG GAGTGAGAACAACTGCTACCTCTATGGTGTCTTCAATGGCTATGATGGCAACCGAGTCACCAACTTCGTGGGTCAGaggctctctgcagagctgctgctgggccagctcCATGCAGATCACAGCGATGCTGACGTGCGTCGGGTTCTGCTGCAG GCTTTTGATGTGGTGGAAAGAAGTTTCCTGGAGTCCATTGATGATGCCTTGGCAGAGAAGGCCAGTCTGCAATCTCAGCTACCAGAG GGTGTCCCTCACCACCAGCTCCCTCCTCAGTACCAGAAGATTGTGGAGAGATTGAAGGTTGTAGAGCAGGAGATCTCTGGAGGAGCCATGGCTATTGTTGCTGTCGTTCTCAACAACAAGCTCTACATCGCCAATGTGG gtACCAATCGGGCACTGCTGTGCAAGTCCACGGTGGATGGGCTGCAGGTGACTCAGCTCAACGTGGACCACACAACGGAGAATGAGGATGAACTTTTTCGCTTCTCTCAGCTGG GCTTGGatgcagggaaaataaaacaagtggGAACTATTCGTGGGCAGGAAAGCACTCGGCGCATTGGAGATTATAAAGTCAAATACGGCTATACTGATATTGAACTGCTCAG TGCTGCTAAATCTAAGCCCATCATAGCAGAGCCTGAAATCCACGGTGGGCACTCGCTGGATGGGGTGACGGGCTTCTTGGTGCTCATGTCGGAAGGGCTCTACAAAGCTCTGGAGGCAGCTCATGGGCCTGGGCAGGCCAACCAG GAAATTGCAGCCATGATAGCCACAGAGTTTGCCAAGCAGACGTCACTGGATGCTGTGGCACAAGCAGTGGTGGACCGCGTTAAGCGCATTCACTGTGACACTTTTGCCAGCGGTGGGGAGCGGTCCAAGTTCTGTCCCCGTCACGAAGACATGACACTGCTTGTGAGGAATTTTGGGTACCCTCTGGGTGAGATGAGCCAGCCCACGCTGACACCAACGCAAG GAGGCCGTGTTTACCCAGTCTCTGTGCCATActccagctcccaaagcacAAGCAAGACAAGTGTCACGCTGTCTCTTGTCATGCCTTCTCAAGGCCAGATGGTCAatggtgcccacagcagctcaaCTCTGGATGAAGCCACCCCCACCCTCACTAA CCAAAGCCCAACTGTGACGCTGCAGTCGACCAACACTCACACGCAGAGCAGCAGCTCGAGCTCAGATGGAGGTTTGTTCCGCTCCCGACCCACCCACTCGCTCCAGCCAGATGAGGATGGGCGTGTGGAGCCCTACGTGGATTTTGCAGAGTTTTACCGGCTTTGGAACATGGACCATGGCGAGCAGGGAGCACTGACTGTGTCCTAA